One genomic window of Bos taurus isolate L1 Dominette 01449 registration number 42190680 breed Hereford chromosome Y, ARS-UCD2.0, whole genome shotgun sequence includes the following:
- the LOC132344629 gene encoding testis-specific Y-encoded protein 1-like produces MSRPFTSAPAGDQGQAQEERVRQSEEGGSILGPQTFLIVSPAWTFQPPIVTPGKEATLFRVEAVEDSKALVDEDVVGIEWEFQLLAEDSTKEVEVVTDDERQQGFSQELEEKTVEEQGWERPGGPSELPALDELQALAALRVELSSEHEKNHRAYIRFMHRSHQRRKSHLAWRSAIIQGIPGFWAKAIMNHPQVCIMISNQDKDFLSYMIDLKVQRYPRFRCKLIFSFWENPYFLNTVIIKKYYLDITGHRACCSTPVHWIWGFERGALSHKLHTRSLKFLNWLSGYNCSELNRIAEIINEDVWNDPLKYYSREEGSSMRGN; encoded by the exons ATGTCTCGTCCCTTCACATCTGCACCAGCTGGGGATCAGGGCCAGGCCCAAGAGGAGAGAGTGAGGCagtcagaggaaggagggagcatcctgggaccccagacctttTTAATTGTGAGCCCAG CCTGGACCTTCCAGCCACCAATTGTTACGCCAGGCAAAGAGGcaaccctcttcagggtggaggcagtggaggacAGCAAGGCCCTGGTAGATGAAGACGTGGTGGGGATCGAGTGGGAGTTTCAACTATTGGCGGAAGACAGCACCAAGGAGGTAGAGGTTGTGACAGATGACGAGCGGCAACAGGGgttctcccaggagctggaggaaaaaacggtggaggagcagggctgggagaggcCCGGAGGCCCGAGTGAGCTTCCAGCGCTAGATGAGCTGCAGGCGCTGGCCGCCCTTcgggtggaactgagctctgaacatgagaaaaaccacagggcctacatTCGATTCATGCACAGGAGCCATCAAAGGAGGAAGAGTCACTTGGCTTGgaggagtgccatcatccagggcatccctggcttctgggccaaagct attatgaaccaccctcaagtttgcatcatgatcagcaaccaagataaagactttctcagctacatgattgacttgaag GTGCAGAGATATCCACGGttccgctgcaagctgatcttttccttttgggagaacccctacttcttgaacacggtgatcattaaaaagtattaccttgacatcactg GTCATAGGGCATGTtgttccactccagtccactggatCTGGGGCTTTGAACGGGGAGCACTCAGCCACAAGTTGCACACCAGGAGCCTTAagtttctcaactggttgtcaggctaCAACTGCTCAGAAttgaacaggattgctgag ATCATCAATGAAGACGTATggaatgatcccctgaagtactactcCAGGGAGGAAGGTTCCTCCATGAGaggtaactga